The proteins below come from a single Prolixibacter sp. NT017 genomic window:
- a CDS encoding Na+/H+ antiporter subunit E → MNFKNIGISFLILFGFWLLLNGTFTTPIIVTGLIVSLVIPMFFCARCDVFADMRLTPKAFLYTFIYLFVFAFELVKSNLDVTRRVISPKLPINPGIVKVKTKLKSKMARMILANSITLTPGTFTLAIEKKYLYIHWIDVQDKDVEAATKDIVQKFEKYLEVIYG, encoded by the coding sequence ATGAATTTTAAGAACATAGGAATTTCTTTCTTGATTCTGTTTGGATTTTGGTTGTTGCTAAACGGCACTTTTACGACGCCCATTATCGTCACCGGTTTAATCGTTTCGCTGGTTATTCCGATGTTTTTCTGTGCGCGTTGTGACGTGTTTGCCGATATGCGGCTTACCCCCAAAGCGTTTCTTTACACCTTCATTTATCTCTTCGTTTTTGCGTTTGAGTTGGTGAAATCGAACCTGGATGTTACCCGCCGGGTGATTTCTCCAAAGCTTCCCATCAACCCGGGGATTGTGAAGGTAAAGACCAAACTGAAATCAAAAATGGCCCGGATGATTCTGGCCAATTCCATCACACTTACGCCTGGTACCTTTACTCTGGCTATCGAGAAGAAGTACCTCTACATCCACTGGATCGATGTACAAGATAAGGATGTTGAGGCAGCTACGAAAGACATTGTTCAGAAATTCGAAAAATACCTGGAGGTGATTTATGGTTAA
- a CDS encoding monovalent cation/H+ antiporter complex subunit F, which yields MVNTILTISVVLILLSVLLSLYRFIKGPNTADRVIAFDVMTIASIGLIALISYFANRLIYLDVAVVYGLLSFIGVIVVAKFLEKSL from the coding sequence ATGGTTAACACAATTCTTACCATCAGCGTGGTGCTGATTCTGCTTTCGGTACTGCTTTCGCTCTACCGTTTCATCAAAGGCCCGAATACCGCTGATCGCGTGATTGCCTTCGATGTAATGACCATTGCGTCCATCGGGCTGATTGCCCTGATATCGTATTTCGCCAACCGGCTTATATACCTTGATGTGGCTGTCGTTTACGGCTTGCTGAGTTTCATCGGGGTAATTGTTGTGGCCAAATTCCTTGAAAAAAGTTTGTGA
- the mnhG gene encoding monovalent cation/H(+) antiporter subunit G yields the protein MEILKIIGAVITLMGSIALLIGALGLVRMPDLYNRIQTGTKASTFGTVLTLLGLIFIFPGWVGKLVILMLFVGISNPVSSHVLARNAYRSGVPLSDKTTVDRLAEDIENKEVEPVNDAQ from the coding sequence ATGGAAATACTGAAAATAATTGGCGCTGTGATTACCCTGATGGGCTCGATTGCTCTTTTAATTGGAGCGCTTGGTCTGGTCAGGATGCCCGATTTATACAATCGCATCCAAACGGGAACCAAAGCGTCAACCTTCGGAACTGTCCTCACCCTGCTGGGATTGATTTTCATTTTCCCCGGATGGGTCGGAAAACTGGTCATCCTGATGCTGTTTGTTGGTATCTCCAACCCGGTTTCATCGCACGTGTTGGCACGGAATGCTTATCGTTCGGGTGTGCCGCTTTCGGATAAGACAACGGTTGACCGTCTGGCAGAGGATATCGAAAACAAAGAAGTTGAACCTGTAAACGATGCCCAATGA
- a CDS encoding hydrogenase subunit MbhD domain-containing protein — MIYLIIAIVLGIIMLVAAVIAVYNKDLKTAIIAAGVTSLFASVLYVLLAAPDVALTEASIGSGLTTLIFFYVYNKIRRNNAQE, encoded by the coding sequence ATGATTTATCTGATTATAGCCATTGTACTGGGAATTATTATGCTGGTGGCCGCTGTCATCGCGGTGTATAATAAGGACCTGAAAACAGCCATCATTGCGGCAGGTGTTACCAGTCTGTTTGCATCGGTGCTGTACGTGTTGCTGGCTGCTCCTGATGTGGCGCTGACCGAAGCGTCGATTGGAAGTGGTTTGACAACCCTCATTTTCTTCTATGTGTATAATAAAATAAGACGAAATAATGCTCAGGAATAG
- the mbhE gene encoding hydrogen gas-evolving membrane-bound hydrogenase subunit E, translated as MLRNSLILLVLLGFAAAIFPLLHSYEAKDALTGVAEHYANYGKEEVGAANLVSAVVVTYRGFDTLGEVTILFLASAVIGLFLKASETYTKDSRSVFFKSTEILVTASRLLVPMILLLGVYIFINGHLTPGGGFQGGAVIASAFALLLLSRPQKHFSHKVISVVESISGISFVFIGLLGVLLAGGFLDNHILAMGKFGTLLSAGAIPIIYILIGLKVGSELTGIVRNLKESQKEG; from the coding sequence ATGCTCAGGAATAGTTTAATACTGCTGGTATTGCTCGGATTTGCCGCAGCGATTTTTCCACTTCTGCACTCGTACGAAGCGAAAGACGCGTTGACCGGTGTTGCTGAGCATTATGCCAACTACGGAAAAGAAGAGGTGGGAGCAGCCAACCTCGTATCGGCGGTGGTAGTTACCTACCGTGGTTTCGATACGCTGGGTGAGGTAACCATCCTGTTTCTGGCCTCTGCGGTTATCGGCCTTTTTCTGAAGGCTTCGGAAACCTATACGAAAGATAGCCGGTCGGTTTTCTTCAAATCGACAGAAATCCTGGTAACGGCTTCACGGTTGCTGGTTCCCATGATTCTGCTTTTAGGCGTGTACATTTTCATCAACGGACACTTAACTCCGGGTGGAGGTTTCCAGGGAGGTGCAGTCATTGCATCGGCATTTGCGCTCCTGCTGTTGTCACGACCGCAGAAACATTTCAGCCACAAAGTGATTTCGGTGGTTGAATCGATTTCGGGAATCTCCTTTGTTTTCATCGGCCTGTTAGGTGTTCTGCTGGCCGGCGGATTCCTTGATAACCATATCCTGGCGATGGGAAAATTCGGTACGCTGTTGAGTGCCGGCGCCATCCCGATTATCTACATTCTTATCGGACTGAAAGTTGGTTCTGAACTGACCGGTATCGTCCGTAATCTGAAAGAATCTCAAAAAGAAGGATAA
- a CDS encoding sodium:proton antiporter: MQLFSIEYISLVVGFLILLIGIWGILTRKNILKMVIGFSLFDTGTHIIIVALGYVRNKTAPILNQPDLQTDTAHKIVDPVPQALVLTAIVIGLGVTALMLVYAMKLHNEKKTLNIQNYKDLKW; the protein is encoded by the coding sequence ATGCAACTCTTTAGTATAGAATATATCAGTCTGGTCGTTGGTTTCCTGATTCTGCTGATCGGAATCTGGGGCATTCTCACCCGGAAGAATATCCTGAAGATGGTGATCGGTTTCTCACTGTTCGACACGGGCACACACATTATTATTGTGGCGCTGGGTTACGTGAGAAACAAGACAGCTCCGATTCTGAACCAGCCCGATCTGCAAACCGATACCGCACATAAGATTGTTGACCCGGTGCCACAGGCGCTGGTATTGACAGCTATCGTGATTGGCCTGGGTGTAACCGCTTTGATGCTGGTTTACGCCATGAAGCTTCATAACGAAAAGAAAACGTTGAACATTCAAAATTATAAAGACTTGAAATGGTAG
- a CDS encoding proton-conducting transporter membrane subunit, with protein MVAPIYIIATLLGVAFGLGLFGKKMNSSAGFLSLLALGFASFISLEWLAGFWLYDRAAEYIYTAGFQPPFSINLLMGKEEALFTSLINVAGFFGAVYLWDKLKKIGSNGYVTLMGMILGLNVIIMTRDLFNLFVFLEISSIATAGLIIFSQNLKTIAAGFKYMLATGIISGILLLGIIFMYYFTGTLNIDDFLAVHSLSVKGFGVAVFFVLISIVLELKPFPANGWGLDVYESADSGIAALISAGTATASFFVMYKLLPLGTPQFHMVLAGIGLATFIGSNLMGLKQTNPNRLLGYSSIGQVGLLVTILGLSEFLGDRTTFIAYSILISHFLAKAGLFWISGIVKRSSIKEWAVLRNNRLLMILFGVFVFTLIGFPPFPSFFGKWDMMLQLASSNQYFWIIGVLLGSLLEGVYLFRWLGYALKLDNAELPSFEVKWNKVLPVVVFGAATFVIGYFVSSIHPYAKVINYIPLAVALAFVLIDFLPVYVKNTLAILAMAYYYYYLYPTLSSFGAVFGAIFMVGGIVTLIAGYAYKGQRRGFYPFALMMFAGLIGLIEAKTTIAFFYAWEVMTVGSYFLIIRGKKSMPHALSYMIFSMGGAYLMLAGFAIASVGQFNLDMSTLSHVLVYPTWVFILLAVGFMTKTASLGLHIWLPGAHAEAETDVSPMVSAILLKAGVFGLVTLFLAMGDQLIGGDVSVIYLLGWLGAITAVMGNLMAAFQEDAKRLLAYSSVGVLGYILFGLSLMSHLGWLSAISISVTHFMFKSLLFLAIGGVVWRVKTKEMYRMGGLIKRMPFSFFSVLIGIIVLAGLPPLSGFSGKWIFYNAIMMKQWYLQGALIFFSGIVAFLYVFRLIHTVFLGQLKDEHREVKEAPFWLLVPQYMIIGVLLYFSAIPNSLLKPIGKIITPYFPVGALEWTGQHATSTYGYWNGLVIFYIVITIFLVALVWLIINNRRAQKVKQFNIVFAAERPFKPETSHYAYNFYAHYRKALGILVEPKITGWWEGVAEWAHAAGDKFRKIYNGDGQTYMVHIMAFIVIIYLISFGGF; from the coding sequence ATGGTAGCACCTATCTACATCATCGCTACGTTGCTGGGAGTTGCGTTTGGCCTGGGTTTGTTTGGTAAGAAAATGAACTCATCGGCTGGCTTCCTCTCACTGCTGGCGCTCGGTTTTGCATCCTTCATTTCCCTCGAATGGCTGGCCGGTTTCTGGTTGTACGACAGGGCTGCCGAGTATATTTATACCGCAGGCTTTCAACCGCCATTCTCCATCAACCTGTTGATGGGAAAAGAGGAAGCACTGTTTACGTCCCTGATAAACGTGGCCGGATTTTTCGGAGCGGTTTATCTTTGGGATAAGTTGAAGAAAATTGGTTCGAACGGTTATGTCACCCTGATGGGAATGATTCTCGGTCTGAATGTGATCATCATGACCCGCGACTTGTTCAACCTGTTTGTATTTCTCGAAATCAGCAGCATCGCAACGGCCGGTCTGATTATCTTCAGTCAAAACCTGAAGACCATCGCCGCTGGCTTTAAATACATGCTGGCCACCGGAATTATCTCCGGAATCCTGTTGCTGGGAATCATTTTCATGTACTATTTTACCGGTACCCTGAATATCGATGATTTCCTGGCCGTTCATTCCCTTTCGGTGAAAGGATTTGGAGTGGCTGTCTTCTTTGTACTGATTTCCATTGTACTCGAACTGAAACCTTTCCCGGCTAACGGTTGGGGACTGGATGTATACGAAAGTGCCGATTCGGGCATTGCTGCATTGATTTCGGCCGGAACAGCCACTGCATCATTCTTCGTGATGTACAAACTGTTGCCGCTGGGAACTCCGCAGTTCCATATGGTTTTGGCCGGCATTGGTCTGGCTACCTTCATTGGTTCGAACCTGATGGGCCTGAAACAAACCAACCCGAATCGTTTGTTGGGTTATTCATCTATCGGACAAGTTGGTTTGCTGGTGACCATCCTGGGACTTTCTGAATTCCTGGGTGATCGCACTACGTTCATCGCGTACAGCATTTTGATTAGTCACTTCCTGGCGAAAGCCGGATTGTTCTGGATTTCCGGAATCGTCAAGCGTTCGTCAATCAAAGAGTGGGCTGTATTACGTAACAACCGCTTGCTGATGATTCTTTTCGGCGTATTCGTTTTCACGTTGATTGGTTTCCCTCCGTTCCCTTCTTTCTTCGGAAAATGGGATATGATGCTGCAGCTGGCTTCTTCAAACCAGTATTTCTGGATTATTGGCGTGCTGCTTGGCTCATTGCTCGAAGGTGTTTACCTCTTCCGCTGGTTGGGCTATGCACTGAAACTGGACAATGCGGAACTGCCTTCTTTCGAAGTAAAATGGAACAAGGTATTGCCGGTAGTTGTCTTCGGAGCTGCCACCTTCGTGATTGGCTATTTCGTTAGCTCGATTCATCCTTATGCAAAAGTGATTAACTACATCCCGCTGGCGGTCGCTCTGGCATTCGTGCTGATTGACTTCCTTCCGGTGTATGTAAAAAATACCCTGGCTATTCTGGCCATGGCATACTACTATTATTACCTCTACCCAACACTTTCCAGTTTTGGAGCGGTGTTTGGCGCCATCTTCATGGTGGGAGGTATCGTAACCCTGATTGCCGGTTATGCTTACAAAGGTCAGCGTCGCGGATTTTATCCGTTTGCCCTGATGATGTTTGCCGGTTTGATTGGCCTGATTGAAGCAAAAACCACCATCGCATTCTTCTACGCATGGGAAGTGATGACCGTTGGTTCCTATTTCCTCATCATTCGTGGTAAGAAATCGATGCCGCACGCGTTGAGTTACATGATCTTCTCGATGGGAGGAGCTTACCTGATGCTGGCTGGTTTTGCCATCGCTTCGGTTGGACAGTTCAACCTCGATATGAGTACGCTTTCACATGTGCTGGTTTATCCGACCTGGGTATTCATTCTGCTGGCAGTTGGTTTTATGACGAAAACCGCGTCACTTGGATTGCATATCTGGCTGCCGGGTGCACACGCCGAAGCAGAAACAGATGTTTCTCCCATGGTGTCAGCCATCCTGCTGAAAGCTGGTGTTTTCGGTCTGGTAACATTGTTCCTGGCCATGGGCGACCAATTGATTGGAGGAGACGTCAGCGTGATTTACCTGCTGGGCTGGCTTGGTGCCATCACCGCCGTCATGGGTAACCTAATGGCTGCTTTCCAGGAAGATGCCAAGCGTTTGCTGGCTTACTCCAGTGTAGGCGTGCTCGGTTATATCCTGTTCGGTCTGTCGCTGATGTCGCACCTGGGATGGTTGTCAGCCATTTCTATTTCGGTGACTCACTTCATGTTTAAATCGTTGCTCTTCCTCGCTATTGGCGGAGTTGTATGGCGCGTGAAAACAAAAGAGATGTACCGCATGGGAGGACTTATTAAGCGGATGCCGTTCTCATTCTTCTCGGTACTCATCGGTATCATCGTATTGGCTGGTTTGCCACCGTTATCCGGTTTCTCCGGAAAGTGGATTTTCTACAACGCCATCATGATGAAGCAATGGTACCTGCAGGGAGCCCTGATTTTCTTCTCAGGAATTGTAGCCTTCCTTTATGTCTTCCGGTTAATTCACACCGTTTTTCTCGGTCAGTTGAAGGACGAGCATCGTGAAGTAAAAGAGGCTCCGTTCTGGTTGCTGGTTCCGCAATACATGATTATTGGCGTATTGCTGTACTTCTCAGCTATCCCGAACTCATTGCTCAAGCCGATTGGTAAGATCATCACGCCATACTTCCCGGTAGGAGCGCTGGAGTGGACCGGCCAGCATGCCACCAGTACTTATGGTTACTGGAATGGTTTGGTCATCTTCTATATCGTGATAACCATCTTCCTGGTCGCCCTGGTTTGGCTAATCATTAATAACCGCCGGGCACAGAAAGTGAAACAGTTCAACATTGTATTTGCTGCTGAGCGTCCGTTCAAACCGGAAACTTCACATTACGCCTATAATTTCTATGCGCACTACCGCAAAGCCCTTGGTATTCTGGTAGAACCGAAAATCACCGGCTGGTGGGAAGGTGTTGCCGAATGGGCGCACGCTGCAGGCGATAAATTCCGGAAAATCTACAACGGTGACGGACAGACCTATATGGTTCACATTATGGCATTCATCGTTATCATCTACCTAATATCATTTGGAGGTTTTTAA
- a CDS encoding respiratory chain complex I subunit 1 family protein: MGTIVTKILYALLTLFIVTNYGLILSGVVRKIGARVGRRHGIRFYQPYIDLIKNYTFRTRITHGIMYYIGPVFRLTGGIGLLLFLPVIYGSPVFDNFSFAGDLTFVLYFQFFGVLGMALGAGESGHPYSALGVSRGLAQTTAMELPLTLGVLALAVQYHTLNIHEIVAAQQGSILHWTLFTNPLAAIAMMLSFLAMMGRSPFDVVIAPQEIPIGPPTEYHSALLGVLQLNRAIFPAAKLILFMNLLFGGATNWGELVIKTFFIYMWSVFVGIAYPRFRVDQSVRWYLGIPLLIGVAAILVVKYF; the protein is encoded by the coding sequence ATGGGAACTATTGTAACGAAAATACTATATGCGCTGCTCACCCTGTTTATTGTGACCAACTACGGATTGATTCTTTCCGGTGTGGTTCGCAAGATTGGAGCCAGGGTAGGGCGCCGGCATGGCATACGGTTTTACCAGCCATACATCGACTTAATTAAGAACTATACATTCCGTACCCGGATTACCCATGGGATCATGTATTACATTGGCCCGGTTTTCCGGTTAACCGGAGGAATTGGCTTGTTGCTCTTCCTGCCTGTTATCTACGGCTCGCCGGTATTCGATAACTTCTCGTTCGCCGGTGACTTAACCTTTGTGCTCTACTTCCAGTTCTTTGGTGTACTGGGAATGGCACTGGGAGCCGGCGAAAGTGGTCACCCTTATTCTGCTTTGGGTGTTTCACGCGGACTGGCACAGACTACAGCCATGGAACTTCCGCTGACGCTGGGGGTTTTGGCTCTGGCTGTTCAGTATCATACCCTGAATATTCACGAAATCGTCGCTGCTCAGCAGGGAAGCATCCTTCACTGGACGCTCTTTACCAATCCGCTGGCTGCTATCGCGATGATGCTGTCGTTCCTGGCAATGATGGGACGCTCACCATTCGACGTGGTTATTGCACCGCAGGAAATTCCGATTGGCCCGCCAACCGAGTACCATTCAGCATTGCTGGGTGTCCTGCAGCTCAACCGGGCCATTTTCCCGGCAGCCAAGCTCATCCTGTTCATGAACCTGCTGTTTGGCGGTGCTACCAACTGGGGCGAACTGGTTATCAAAACCTTCTTCATATACATGTGGTCGGTATTTGTTGGAATCGCTTACCCGCGTTTCCGTGTCGACCAGTCGGTGCGGTGGTACCTGGGTATCCCGCTGTTAATTGGGGTGGCCGCCATCCTGGTAGTCAAATACTTTTAA
- a CDS encoding NADH-quinone oxidoreductase subunit B: MGKEYIEKRTVISPEGNPIEVDPLKDYFCDARPKSCKSASGIIEKFANWARSESLWVLGFGTGCGAIEMRPLMTPRFDAYRFGIQWRPTPRQASVFVISGYLSVKTLKRVVRSYEQMQNPKFVVALGSCTINGGMYWDSYNTINRLDHYMPVDVYIAGCMPRPEALLAGFDKLKHIIREGRGEGANKYAENFEWYKGNQKKIIKDWDMPDYNW, encoded by the coding sequence ATGGGTAAAGAATATATAGAAAAAAGGACCGTCATCTCACCGGAAGGTAATCCAATTGAGGTGGATCCGTTGAAGGATTACTTCTGTGATGCGCGTCCCAAATCATGCAAGTCGGCCAGTGGCATCATCGAAAAGTTTGCCAACTGGGCCCGAAGCGAATCACTCTGGGTGCTTGGTTTCGGAACCGGGTGTGGTGCGATTGAAATGCGCCCGCTCATGACGCCCCGTTTCGACGCTTACCGTTTTGGTATCCAGTGGCGGCCGACACCCCGTCAGGCTTCGGTGTTCGTTATCTCCGGTTACCTTTCGGTGAAAACCCTGAAACGTGTGGTCCGCAGTTACGAACAGATGCAGAACCCCAAATTTGTGGTAGCGCTTGGAAGCTGTACCATCAACGGCGGAATGTACTGGGACAGTTACAACACCATTAACCGTCTCGACCATTACATGCCGGTTGACGTTTACATCGCTGGTTGTATGCCGCGTCCGGAAGCATTGCTGGCCGGTTTCGATAAACTGAAGCATATCATCCGCGAAGGAAGAGGAGAGGGAGCCAACAAGTATGCCGAGAACTTCGAGTGGTACAAAGGCAACCAGAAGAAAATCATCAAGGACTGGGATATGCCCGATTATAACTGGTAA
- a CDS encoding NADH-quinone oxidoreductase subunit C — protein MQTIIENLQKHFQVVSYHQQRENLGFLIASKEVAVGLITHLRDYEGFAHLVLLTAVDWIEDEHFQLTYLLHHPEKKVDLGVRVMISRENPEMYSIHHLWEQARTYQRELREMFGINFPGSPDVDKPFILEGWEEIPPYRRDFDTKEYSEKTYFPRPGRETHDPAEYMKKKLYPNE, from the coding sequence ATGCAAACGATTATAGAAAATCTGCAAAAGCACTTTCAGGTGGTCAGCTATCACCAGCAACGGGAAAACCTCGGTTTTCTGATTGCCTCAAAAGAGGTGGCTGTTGGCTTGATTACGCACCTGAGGGACTATGAAGGTTTCGCTCACCTGGTGCTGCTTACGGCAGTCGACTGGATTGAAGACGAGCATTTTCAGCTGACTTACCTGCTTCACCATCCTGAAAAGAAAGTGGATTTGGGTGTTCGCGTGATGATTAGCCGCGAAAACCCTGAGATGTACTCCATCCACCACTTGTGGGAGCAGGCTCGCACATATCAGCGCGAATTGCGCGAAATGTTTGGTATCAACTTCCCCGGCAGTCCGGACGTGGACAAGCCGTTCATCCTCGAGGGATGGGAAGAAATTCCGCCTTACCGGCGCGATTTCGATACCAAAGAGTATTCGGAGAAAACGTATTTCCCCCGTCCGGGACGCGAAACACACGATCCGGCGGAATACATGAAGAAAAAGCTTTATCCCAATGAGTAA
- a CDS encoding NADH-quinone oxidoreductase subunit D, translating to MSKKLLKWNEDRTLFPEKNSEGKIDVDYDSHKFMKIWHGPQHPGITGNMSLELTLLGDEVMDCETHVGYLHRGFEKLMERRKYIQCFPIVCRVAVPEPDFNEYCFASAMEELAGIEVPEAAEWLRTLVLEMSRLQSFLAWIGGQAGSLGQGIIGQWTIYLRDLILDRFEELTGGRIYHMYMLPGGVRGLLPDGFRQRMTENLDEIEKFMKDVKKVMFDNAVFKKRTVGMGVIDPAWINPFGITGPNARAAGVAKDVRKDNPYLKYPELDFEPVVGKDSDIYTRADVRRRDLLMTVDLIRQIMTKIPDKGDIRAKTPNVLHWKVPAGETYSRAECTRGEYGYYMVSDGTEYPRRINVRGPSYTHAVALLEKMIVNANIADVAGLMVSLHTYPPEIER from the coding sequence ATGAGTAAGAAGCTGCTGAAATGGAATGAGGACAGAACCCTCTTCCCCGAAAAAAATAGCGAGGGCAAGATTGACGTGGATTACGATTCGCACAAGTTCATGAAAATCTGGCACGGCCCTCAGCACCCCGGTATCACCGGAAATATGTCGCTGGAGCTGACTTTGCTGGGCGATGAAGTAATGGATTGCGAAACACACGTGGGCTATCTGCACCGTGGTTTCGAAAAGCTGATGGAGCGCCGGAAATACATTCAGTGTTTCCCGATTGTATGCCGTGTAGCGGTTCCTGAACCCGATTTTAATGAGTACTGTTTCGCTTCCGCGATGGAAGAGCTGGCCGGCATTGAAGTACCGGAAGCTGCCGAATGGTTGCGGACCCTCGTGTTAGAGATGTCTCGTCTGCAGAGTTTCCTCGCATGGATTGGCGGACAAGCTGGTTCCCTCGGACAGGGTATCATCGGACAATGGACGATTTACCTGCGCGATTTGATTCTGGATCGCTTTGAGGAACTGACCGGAGGCCGTATTTATCACATGTACATGCTGCCTGGTGGTGTTCGCGGTTTGCTGCCTGATGGTTTCCGTCAGCGGATGACTGAGAACCTCGACGAAATCGAGAAGTTCATGAAGGACGTGAAGAAGGTAATGTTCGACAACGCCGTGTTCAAGAAGCGTACCGTTGGTATGGGCGTTATCGACCCGGCCTGGATCAATCCCTTCGGAATTACCGGTCCTAATGCCCGTGCAGCGGGTGTGGCCAAAGATGTTCGCAAGGACAACCCGTATCTGAAATATCCGGAACTTGATTTCGAACCGGTCGTAGGAAAAGATTCTGATATCTACACCCGTGCTGATGTTCGTCGTCGCGACTTACTGATGACCGTCGATTTGATTCGTCAGATCATGACGAAGATTCCCGATAAGGGTGACATCCGTGCGAAAACTCCGAACGTACTGCACTGGAAAGTGCCGGCCGGCGAGACTTACAGTCGCGCTGAATGTACCCGCGGTGAGTACGGTTACTATATGGTTTCGGACGGAACGGAATACCCACGCCGAATCAATGTACGCGGACCGAGTTATACGCACGCTGTGGCCCTCCTCGAGAAGATGATTGTGAATGCCAACATCGCCGATGTGGCCGGATTAATGGTTTCATTGCATACGTATCCACCTGAAATTGAACGATAA